A part of Corynebacterium lactis RW2-5 genomic DNA contains:
- a CDS encoding UPF0182 family protein — translation MSFNATRPPKAGNGRPGWLAITIMAIAVLSFVIPILVNLYADFQWFGEVGFRSVFATTWVTRIILFIVVGLITAALTFASMWFAWRARPADLGMMDPRSPQAAYRRMAESGSKSVLVVLPLIFGILGGLVGQGNWQIVQLFLNRQSFGKADPQYGKDLGFYAFQLPLWSFIVSTLVLIVVVAFLISLVTHYFLGGIRAGNPMTGEKTRVSGAARAQLASWAGVFMLLKAASYWLDRYELLNNKQQTFTGGSYTDINALLPAKITLLVIAIVVAAAFFAAIFLRNLSIPAFATVLMLVSAGLIGVAWPLAVEQFSVNPNRATKEREYIARNIESTRYHYGLTDDKVAIERDWGVPVEKEGDKKAAEEGANSISRDSATLNNIRILDPEVLPRTFTQQRQLKNFYGFSDPLAIDRYEVDGQTRDFVVAARELNPRTLQGNQNDWINRHTVYTHGNGFVAAPANRVDEVASESGSTRGGYPLYTVADLFESEDPNGMNLNLKQPRIYFGPVIANSDADYAIVGGNGDGKDSEYDADGRNFTYDGTGGVGVGNIFARAMFATRYQELNILLSDRIGPESKIVYNRDPRDRVQKVAPWLTTDTKTYPAVVDGRMKWIVDGYTTLSKMPYSQRMSLQQTTQDSVNPDGTPRPLPNSEVAYIRNSVKATVDAYDGTVELYEFDESDPVLKAWEGVYPGVVKPKKEISKELSEHLRYPEDLFKVQRELMAKYHVDDPGVFFANDSFWSVPSDPTAPESQKLSQPPYYVVASDPKTGKPSFQLISAYRGLEREFLTAHMAVSSDPETYGQITIRALPTNTQTMGPRQAQDTMMSADKVAQDRTLLEGTNKVTNGNLLTLPVGDGEILYVEPVYTERKEQATAFPKLLRILVSYRGQVGYGATVAEALRQVGIDPAAVTKVRGEEDAGADKKTDENKPADSKDSEQAAPAEERKVDVVARDQAAGRISDALKKLSDAQKSGDYAAQGQALAELDKAAADYQKSNGQ, via the coding sequence CCAATCCTGGTCAACCTCTACGCGGACTTCCAGTGGTTCGGAGAGGTCGGATTCCGCAGCGTTTTCGCGACGACCTGGGTCACGAGGATCATCCTCTTCATCGTCGTGGGGCTAATCACCGCGGCGTTGACCTTCGCATCGATGTGGTTTGCATGGCGCGCTCGACCCGCAGACCTGGGAATGATGGACCCGCGCAGTCCGCAGGCTGCTTATCGACGGATGGCGGAGTCAGGATCTAAGTCGGTCCTCGTCGTGTTGCCGCTGATTTTCGGAATCCTCGGTGGACTGGTTGGGCAGGGCAATTGGCAAATCGTACAGCTCTTCTTGAACCGGCAGTCCTTCGGTAAGGCTGACCCGCAATACGGCAAAGATCTGGGCTTCTACGCCTTCCAGCTGCCACTATGGTCCTTCATTGTTTCGACCCTTGTTCTGATCGTCGTCGTTGCGTTTCTCATCTCGCTGGTGACACATTACTTCCTCGGCGGTATCCGCGCGGGCAATCCGATGACGGGTGAGAAGACCCGCGTCTCGGGTGCCGCCCGGGCGCAGCTGGCCTCCTGGGCCGGCGTGTTCATGCTGCTCAAGGCTGCGTCCTATTGGCTCGATCGCTACGAGCTGCTCAACAACAAGCAGCAGACATTCACCGGCGGTTCCTACACCGACATCAACGCCCTGCTGCCGGCGAAGATCACGCTGCTGGTCATCGCGATTGTCGTGGCTGCTGCCTTCTTCGCGGCAATATTCCTGCGCAACCTCTCTATCCCCGCGTTCGCTACCGTGCTGATGCTGGTTTCTGCGGGACTTATTGGTGTTGCCTGGCCGCTGGCGGTCGAGCAGTTCTCCGTCAATCCGAACCGCGCGACCAAGGAGCGCGAGTACATCGCTCGCAACATCGAGTCGACTCGCTACCACTACGGTCTGACCGACGACAAGGTGGCCATCGAGCGCGACTGGGGCGTGCCCGTGGAAAAGGAGGGCGACAAGAAAGCCGCGGAGGAGGGCGCTAACTCCATCTCCCGTGACAGTGCGACCCTGAATAACATCCGCATCCTGGATCCGGAGGTCCTTCCTCGTACTTTCACGCAGCAGCGCCAGCTGAAGAACTTCTACGGTTTCTCCGACCCGCTGGCGATTGACCGCTACGAGGTCGACGGCCAGACCCGCGACTTCGTCGTCGCGGCCCGCGAGCTCAACCCCCGCACGCTTCAAGGCAACCAGAACGACTGGATTAACCGGCACACCGTGTACACGCACGGCAACGGATTCGTCGCCGCCCCCGCGAACCGCGTCGATGAGGTTGCCTCCGAGTCCGGCTCCACCCGCGGCGGTTACCCGCTCTACACGGTGGCGGACCTGTTCGAGTCCGAGGATCCGAACGGTATGAACCTGAACCTGAAGCAGCCGCGCATCTACTTCGGTCCCGTAATCGCCAACTCCGACGCCGATTACGCCATCGTCGGCGGCAATGGTGACGGCAAGGACTCCGAGTACGACGCCGATGGCCGTAACTTCACCTATGACGGCACCGGCGGCGTGGGTGTGGGCAATATCTTTGCTCGTGCGATGTTCGCGACCCGCTACCAGGAGCTGAACATCCTGCTGTCCGACCGCATCGGTCCGGAATCCAAGATCGTCTACAACCGTGATCCCCGCGACCGTGTGCAGAAGGTCGCCCCCTGGCTGACCACTGACACCAAGACCTACCCGGCCGTGGTCGATGGCCGCATGAAGTGGATTGTCGATGGCTACACCACCCTGAGCAAGATGCCGTACTCGCAGCGTATGAGCCTGCAGCAGACGACCCAGGACTCGGTGAACCCGGACGGTACCCCGCGCCCGCTTCCGAACAGTGAGGTCGCCTACATCCGCAACTCGGTGAAGGCCACTGTCGATGCCTACGACGGCACCGTGGAGCTCTATGAATTCGATGAGTCCGACCCCGTGCTCAAGGCTTGGGAGGGCGTCTACCCGGGCGTCGTCAAGCCGAAGAAGGAAATCTCCAAGGAGCTGAGTGAGCACCTGCGCTACCCGGAGGATTTGTTCAAGGTTCAGCGCGAACTCATGGCGAAGTACCACGTGGATGACCCGGGCGTCTTCTTCGCGAACGACTCCTTCTGGTCTGTCCCGTCCGACCCGACCGCACCCGAGTCGCAGAAGCTCTCGCAGCCGCCGTACTACGTCGTGGCATCTGACCCGAAGACAGGTAAGCCCAGCTTCCAGCTGATTTCCGCCTACCGAGGCCTCGAGCGCGAGTTCCTCACCGCTCATATGGCCGTGTCCTCCGATCCGGAGACCTACGGCCAGATCACCATCCGGGCGCTGCCGACGAATACCCAGACAATGGGTCCGCGCCAGGCGCAGGACACCATGATGAGTGCGGACAAGGTCGCCCAGGATCGCACGCTGCTGGAGGGCACCAACAAGGTCACCAACGGTAACCTGCTGACGCTCCCCGTCGGCGACGGAGAGATCCTCTACGTTGAGCCGGTATACACCGAGCGCAAGGAGCAGGCGACAGCCTTCCCTAAGTTGCTTCGTATCCTCGTTTCCTATCGAGGCCAGGTTGGCTACGGCGCTACGGTCGCCGAGGCGCTGCGCCAGGTCGGCATCGATCCGGCCGCCGTGACCAAGGTTCGTGGTGAGGAGGACGCGGGCGCGGATAAGAAGACGGACGAGAACAAGCCTGCCGACTCCAAGGACTCTGAGCAGGCTGCCCCCGCGGAGGAGCGCAAGGTCGATGTCGTCGCACGCGACCAGGCCGCCGGCCGCATCTCCGACGCTCTAAAGAAGCTTTCCGACGCCCAGAAGTCCGGGGACTACGCTGCCCAGGGGCAGGCGCTGGCGGAGCTGGATAAGGCTGCTGCCGATTACCAGAAGTCCAACGGGCAGTAG